In Methanothermobacter tenebrarum, the sequence TACTTAACAAAAGTTAAATTAGAGGATATCAGGTTCATATTGATTCAAGTTCGCTTAGGATTTCCCATATTAGTGTCCTTGCATGTATGGGGATGTTAGGGTCATTACTAATCTCATCAAGTATTGATATAACAGTACTTGCTCGGATAGTTACATCTTCTTCCTCATTCTGTAATATTTCATTCGATTCCTCCGCGGCCCTTCTAATATTCCTTGGGACGCTAGTATCCTCCATTATAGTCTTTAAGATTTTGGAAACCCTCTCAAAAGTCTTGTTACTCATTTTAAAAGCCTCCCTTACTTTTAAAATAAATTCTTAATAATACTTTTTCTTGGTTGGTTTTATTTTATCGCACACTCTTTAAAAAACTTTTTCTCGGGATACAGCCACTGCTATCGCAATCCCATCATAACTTGTTTTTCTTAGGATAAGTCGCGACCCTCTCCCTGCAACATGAAGTGCAGCGGCTTCACAGACACTCCCCACGCCAAACTTGTCCTCCACAAAACTAGACTTTGAATGTGTATCCTCCAATCTCAAATCATTCAAATCCACAAACTTTAATGGTTTCTTCAAGATCCTTGAAGCGTTTATTATACCCTTTTCGCCCTTTTTCATCTCCCCTGTTGCAATGATGTCTAATCTTTCAAGTGGAAGATCCAAGAATGATAAGGCCTTTTTTAGACCTTCTATTATCTTTTCTTCGTTGATGCCCTTTTTTGTACCTACACCTGCAACGAGTCTACAAGGTTTTATCTTGATTTCGTCTTTATCTAGGATTGCTTTGATGATTTTATCTTCACCTTTCTTTATCATGTAACTTTTCCTGAAAAGCTGGTCATTGAATAGATATTCTAGGTTCTCAGGGGATTCTATTATTATTTTTGCACCGTCTAATAATGCCCTGTTAAATTTAACTATCTTATCTGTGTTTTTTATTTTCCAATAGTATTTTTTTGCAAGTGCATCTATACCCATGCAACCATGGACGTCTGTGGATGTGGTAATAACTGGCCTTGCACTTGTTAAATTTGCTATTTCTAATGTTAAATCATTCGCACCCCCAAGATGTCCGGAGATTAAACTTATAACATGCTTTCCAGCATCATCCATCACAATAATCGCAGGATCTCGTCTTTTATCTGATAAAAGCCCGCAGATACTCCTTACCATTATACCCATGGCCATTATACCAATAATCGCATCATAATCATCGAATATCCTCCTGAGGGTTTCTTTAACATTTTTATGGAAGATATCAACTTGGAATATTCTTGGATCTTGTGAGAGTTTCATTTTAAGTTGTTTTGAGATCTTCAACCCGCTTTTGGTCACGGATAACAATGCTATTTTCA encodes:
- a CDS encoding UPF0147 family protein; this encodes MSNKTFERVSKILKTIMEDTSVPRNIRRAAEESNEILQNEEEDVTIRASTVISILDEISNDPNIPIHARTLIWEILSELESI
- a CDS encoding cobalt-precorrin 5A hydrolase, whose protein sequence is MKIALLSVTKSGLKISKQLKMKLSQDPRIFQVDIFHKNVKETLRRIFDDYDAIIGIMAMGIMVRSICGLLSDKRRDPAIIVMDDAGKHVISLISGHLGGANDLTLEIANLTSARPVITTSTDVHGCMGIDALAKKYYWKIKNTDKIVKFNRALLDGAKIIIESPENLEYLFNDQLFRKSYMIKKGEDKIIKAILDKDEIKIKPCRLVAGVGTKKGINEEKIIEGLKKALSFLDLPLERLDIIATGEMKKGEKGIINASRILKKPLKFVDLNDLRLEDTHSKSSFVEDKFGVGSVCEAAALHVAGRGSRLILRKTSYDGIAIAVAVSREKVF